GCGGATGAGAAGCCAATGCCTGGCCAGCCACCGAACCACGGCCAGTTAATACATTCACTACCCCAGGAGGAATACCTGCTTCCAGCGCCAACTCACCCAAACGTAGCGCGGTGAGCGGTGTTTCTGTAGAAGGCTTCAAGACAATTGTGCAACCCGCTGCTAAGGCTGGAATTAACTTCCAGATCGCAATCATCAATGGGAAGTTCCACGGCACAATGCCAGCCACCACCCCAACTGGCTCACGGCGGGTATACGCGGTATAGCGTGCACCGGCAGGT
The genomic region above belongs to Leeia speluncae and contains:
- a CDS encoding aldehyde dehydrogenase family protein, whose protein sequence is PAGARYTAYTRREPVGVVAGIVPWNFPLMIAIWKLIPALAAGCTIVLKPSTETPLTALRLGELALEAGIPPGVVNVLTGRGSVAGQALASHP